One Nyctibius grandis isolate bNycGra1 chromosome 17, bNycGra1.pri, whole genome shotgun sequence genomic window carries:
- the MXRA8 gene encoding matrix remodeling-associated protein 8 isoform X2: MEQLTKLLLWQILLQQSSVYSYSVPADASNPESVVVSVLNISAASGSQAVLPCKSYRMVWTQDRLNDRQRVVHWDVYSNYYGDNKMERLCDMYSAGDQRVYSSYNRGRIFMPQNAFTDGNFSLVIKDVAESDEGTYSCNLHHHYCHLYETVKIQLAITKKAEDANQYWDGEKPVIVAPEGSTVMLPCVNRNHIWTERHSEEEQQVVHWDRQPPGVPHDRADRLIDLYASGERRSYGPLFIRKKMNITDTAFALGDFSLRISELESADEGTYSCHLHHHYCGLHERRIYQVFVTEPVREKKVVNLTTHNIAPAIDPNVVRGHNVINVIIPESRMHFFQQLGYILATLLLFVVLLIVVVLVTRKRRQRGYEYNVKKHGEKDVNLKEFTVDTTDLTQYKSEDIRLDYKNNILKEKAEQARSFPAKNIDLDKDFRKEYCK; encoded by the exons atggAGCAGCTAACAAAACTCCTTCTGTGGCAGATTTTGCTTCAGCAAA GTTCTGTTTATTCATATTCAG TCCCAGCTGATGCCTCAAACCCAGAGAGTGTTGTAGTGTCAGTGTTAAACATCAGTGCTGCATCGGGGTCACAAGCTGTCCTGCCCTGCAAGAGTTACCGCATGGTGTGGACCCAGGATCGTCTGAACGACCGCCAGCGTGTAGTGCACTGGGATGTGTACAGCAACTACTATGGGGATAACAAGATGGAGAGGCTGTGTGACATGTACTCAGCTGGAGACCAGCGTGTGTACAGCTCCTACAACCGAGGGAGGATATTCATGCCCCAGAACGCATTTACAGATGGCAACTTCTCCTTGGTGATCAAAG ATGTTGCAGAGAGTGATGAAGGCACGTATTCCTGTAATCTTCACCATCACTACTGCCACTTGTACGAAACTGTGAAAATCCAACTGGCTATCACCAAGAAAG CTGAGGATGCAAACCAGTACTGGGATGGGGAAAAGCCTGTGATTGTTGCCCCAGAAGGCAGCACAGTGATGCTCCCCTGCGTGAACCGTAACCACATCTGGACCGAACGGCACAGTGAAGAGGAACAACAAGTGGTCCACTGGGACAGGCAGCCCCCAGGGGTTCCTCACGACCGGGCTGACCGGCTCATTGATCTGTACGCCTCTGGCGAGCGCCGTTCTTATGGACCTCTCTTCATTCGTAAGAAGATGAACATCACTGACACAGCCTTTGCCCTGGGTGACTTTTCCCTGCGGATTTCAGAGCTGGAAAGTGCTGATGAAGGCACTTACTCCTGCCACTTGCACCATCACTACTGTGGCCTGCACGAGCGCCGGATCTACCAAGTCTTTGTGACAGAGCCAGTGAGAGAGAAGAAGGTGGTGAACCTCACGACTCACAACATTGCCCCAGCCATAG ATCCCAACGTCGTCAGGGGCCACAATGTAATCAATGTCATCATCCCTGAGAGCCGGATGCACTtcttccagcagctgggctACATCCTGGCAACTCTGCTGCTCTTCGTTGTCCTCCTCATCGTCGTTGTCCTTGTCACCCGCAAGCGCCGGCAGAGAG GTTATGAATACAATGTGAAGAAACATGGAGA GAAGGATGTAAATCTGAAAGAATTTACAGTCGACACAACAGATCTGACTCAATACAAAAGTGAAGACATCAGGCTGG ATTACAAAAACAACATCCTGAAGGAGAAGGCTGAGCAAGCCAGAAGCTTCCCAGCAAAGAACATTGATTTAGACAAAG ATTTCAGGAAGGAATATTGTAAATGA
- the MXRA8 gene encoding matrix remodeling-associated protein 8 isoform X1 — protein MACIGIGIPPSARTSAVGPSEGSVYSYSVPADASNPESVVVSVLNISAASGSQAVLPCKSYRMVWTQDRLNDRQRVVHWDVYSNYYGDNKMERLCDMYSAGDQRVYSSYNRGRIFMPQNAFTDGNFSLVIKDVAESDEGTYSCNLHHHYCHLYETVKIQLAITKKAEDANQYWDGEKPVIVAPEGSTVMLPCVNRNHIWTERHSEEEQQVVHWDRQPPGVPHDRADRLIDLYASGERRSYGPLFIRKKMNITDTAFALGDFSLRISELESADEGTYSCHLHHHYCGLHERRIYQVFVTEPVREKKVVNLTTHNIAPAIDPNVVRGHNVINVIIPESRMHFFQQLGYILATLLLFVVLLIVVVLVTRKRRQRGYEYNVKKHGEKDVNLKEFTVDTTDLTQYKSEDIRLDYKNNILKEKAEQARSFPAKNIDLDKDFRKEYCK, from the exons GTTCTGTTTATTCATATTCAG TCCCAGCTGATGCCTCAAACCCAGAGAGTGTTGTAGTGTCAGTGTTAAACATCAGTGCTGCATCGGGGTCACAAGCTGTCCTGCCCTGCAAGAGTTACCGCATGGTGTGGACCCAGGATCGTCTGAACGACCGCCAGCGTGTAGTGCACTGGGATGTGTACAGCAACTACTATGGGGATAACAAGATGGAGAGGCTGTGTGACATGTACTCAGCTGGAGACCAGCGTGTGTACAGCTCCTACAACCGAGGGAGGATATTCATGCCCCAGAACGCATTTACAGATGGCAACTTCTCCTTGGTGATCAAAG ATGTTGCAGAGAGTGATGAAGGCACGTATTCCTGTAATCTTCACCATCACTACTGCCACTTGTACGAAACTGTGAAAATCCAACTGGCTATCACCAAGAAAG CTGAGGATGCAAACCAGTACTGGGATGGGGAAAAGCCTGTGATTGTTGCCCCAGAAGGCAGCACAGTGATGCTCCCCTGCGTGAACCGTAACCACATCTGGACCGAACGGCACAGTGAAGAGGAACAACAAGTGGTCCACTGGGACAGGCAGCCCCCAGGGGTTCCTCACGACCGGGCTGACCGGCTCATTGATCTGTACGCCTCTGGCGAGCGCCGTTCTTATGGACCTCTCTTCATTCGTAAGAAGATGAACATCACTGACACAGCCTTTGCCCTGGGTGACTTTTCCCTGCGGATTTCAGAGCTGGAAAGTGCTGATGAAGGCACTTACTCCTGCCACTTGCACCATCACTACTGTGGCCTGCACGAGCGCCGGATCTACCAAGTCTTTGTGACAGAGCCAGTGAGAGAGAAGAAGGTGGTGAACCTCACGACTCACAACATTGCCCCAGCCATAG ATCCCAACGTCGTCAGGGGCCACAATGTAATCAATGTCATCATCCCTGAGAGCCGGATGCACTtcttccagcagctgggctACATCCTGGCAACTCTGCTGCTCTTCGTTGTCCTCCTCATCGTCGTTGTCCTTGTCACCCGCAAGCGCCGGCAGAGAG GTTATGAATACAATGTGAAGAAACATGGAGA GAAGGATGTAAATCTGAAAGAATTTACAGTCGACACAACAGATCTGACTCAATACAAAAGTGAAGACATCAGGCTGG ATTACAAAAACAACATCCTGAAGGAGAAGGCTGAGCAAGCCAGAAGCTTCCCAGCAAAGAACATTGATTTAGACAAAG ATTTCAGGAAGGAATATTGTAAATGA